The genome window TCATTCATCATAATCCATAATTGCTCTTTGCACAACACTTGACTGAACGACACACTCCACGGTCTGCTATGTTCGACAATCAGCCTATTACAATCTCATCCAGTTGAACCGAACCACaagacatcaacatcaataAGTAGCACTCAACCTCTGCACCAAATACTCCCCGCTATATATCCCCTCAtacttcttctcccccttctcgcCCCCATAAGTCCCAGGAATAGCCTCGATGAAGCTGTCGAAATTCGGGTTGCAAAAGTACCTGTTTTCCTTCATCAGCACACATCACATCCTTCTACtcgttctctctctctctctctctctctctcagcAAGTACTCACGCAACACTATACCTGGCCGGATACTCCTTCACCTCTTcactctccccctcctccttcggAGGCGGAGGCTCAACAACCCGATGAATCGTACTCTTCACCCCATCATTCGCCCACCTAGCCAGCAAATCCCCCgcattcaccaccaccgtcccctcAACAGGCCTCGCATCCAcaaacctcccccccggcGCCCTAACCTgcaaaccccccctcccatcctgaAACAAAAGCGTGATACTCCCATAATCACTATGCTCCCCCGCCCGAATCGCCCCCTGCTCAAACCTTTCCTTTCCCACAGCCGGATAATGCAACAGCCGTAACGTATTATCCCCCCTGTCCACAAACCCATCAaaaaacccctcccccaaccccatacCCACAGCAATAGCCCTCATAACCTCCACATTCAGCTCATGACACCGTCTGT of Podospora pseudopauciseta strain CBS 411.78 chromosome 7 map unlocalized CBS411.78m_7, whole genome shotgun sequence contains these proteins:
- a CDS encoding uncharacterized protein (COG:Q; EggNog:ENOG503NVWS) gives rise to the protein MGSTAVEQDGLVIPIINFSDFLAGSPESKAATAKAILTAFQTSGFLYLSHTPIPPDLLTSVFVNSASFFDHGEDFKRKYLWTTPDANRGYSAPGREKVTQLTKPDEVESLREKVPDLKESFEIGREDEPGHPNRWPELAGFREVMTEFHRRCHELNVEVMRAIAVGMGLGEGFFDGFVDRGDNTLRLLHYPAVGKERFVDARPVEGTVVVNAGDLLARWANDGVKSTIHRVVEPPPPKEEGESEEVKEYPARYSVAYFCNPNFDSFIEAIPGTYGGEKGEKKYEGIYSGEYLVQRLSATY